One genomic region from Macellibacteroides fermentans encodes:
- a CDS encoding nucleoside phosphorylase, giving the protein MRVIPPSELIINADGSVFHLHLKPGQLSDKIILVGDPERVSSVASRFDSIECEVSNREFHSITGYFQGKRISVVSHGIGTDNIDIVLNELDALVNIDFTSRTVKEIFTQLTLVRIGTSGGLQHFVPVGTYVAAERSIGFDGVLYFYANNKNTRDVAFEEELLSQLDWKISEIRPYVVAADKSLIEQITSNDILKGVTIAANGFYGPQGRELRLPLADPELNKKIELFNYNGAQITNFEMESSSLAGLSAMMGHRAMTVCCIIAGRVDKKMNTDYKESLPILIDKVLNRI; this is encoded by the coding sequence GTGCGAGTAATTCCACCTTCAGAACTTATAATTAATGCAGATGGAAGTGTATTCCATCTGCATTTAAAGCCGGGTCAACTGTCGGACAAAATCATACTGGTAGGTGATCCCGAGAGAGTGTCGTCTGTTGCATCCCGTTTTGATTCTATTGAATGCGAGGTATCTAACAGAGAGTTTCACTCAATTACCGGTTACTTTCAGGGAAAGCGCATTTCGGTTGTTTCTCATGGAATTGGAACAGATAACATTGATATTGTTCTCAATGAGCTGGATGCGCTGGTTAACATTGATTTTACCTCTCGTACGGTTAAAGAGATCTTTACTCAATTAACGTTGGTTCGGATTGGGACTTCAGGAGGTTTGCAGCATTTTGTTCCTGTAGGTACTTACGTTGCAGCCGAACGTTCAATTGGATTTGATGGCGTACTTTATTTTTATGCAAATAATAAAAATACCAGAGACGTAGCTTTTGAAGAAGAATTACTCAGCCAGCTTGACTGGAAAATTTCAGAAATTCGTCCGTATGTCGTTGCTGCAGACAAGTCGCTGATTGAACAAATAACCAGCAATGATATCCTGAAGGGGGTGACGATTGCAGCCAATGGCTTTTACGGACCGCAGGGTCGGGAGCTACGCTTACCTTTAGCGGATCCGGAGTTGAATAAGAAAATTGAGTTGTTTAACTATAATGGTGCTCAAATTACTAATTTTGAAATGGAAAGTTCTTCTTTAGCGGGACTTTCGGCTATGATGGGGCATCGGGCAATGACCGTTTGTTGTATAATAGCAGGGAGGGTTGATAAAAAGATGAATACCGATTATAAGGAGAGCTTACCCATCCTTATTGATAAAGTGTTAAATCGTATTTAG
- a CDS encoding PepSY-associated TM helix domain-containing protein yields MKKAIKYIHLVLSLPAGIVLTIICLTGAILVFDDEINQLINPSRYYVEKTTQAPLPLNQLIDIVNKQLPNNSVSEIQLHNDPERTAVATLKEGFRVSAFINPYSGEVLAISPYRETFFFKVMSLHRWLMDSSRTTGKWITGVSTIFMVILLITGLILWFPNKKKKIKSSITIKRKAGFNRKLYDIHKVLGAYASIVLLTLSLTGLMWSFDWYKNAVGRIFSIEMSEGKHGGGNTKGSRNEQKKNDVKAGSHSVIQWDAMLETIKQKVPKYSYIRLGEDKATVLPVDALHERATDIYSFDAETNEIKSVKYYKDENQRKMNGWVYVLHTGSWGGWITKIITFIAAIIGSSLPITGYWMFIRRIRKKHK; encoded by the coding sequence ATGAAAAAAGCAATAAAGTACATTCATCTGGTTTTGTCCCTTCCGGCAGGTATCGTTTTAACGATTATCTGCCTGACAGGGGCAATCCTTGTTTTTGATGATGAAATAAACCAGCTAATTAATCCGTCTCGTTATTATGTTGAAAAGACGACTCAGGCTCCTCTACCATTAAATCAATTAATAGACATAGTTAATAAGCAACTTCCCAACAATAGTGTTTCTGAGATCCAGTTGCATAATGATCCCGAACGTACAGCTGTTGCTACTCTAAAAGAAGGATTCAGGGTATCTGCTTTTATTAACCCATACTCGGGTGAAGTACTAGCCATCTCTCCTTACCGTGAAACATTTTTCTTTAAAGTGATGTCTTTACACAGATGGTTAATGGATAGTAGCCGAACAACCGGTAAATGGATTACTGGAGTATCTACAATATTTATGGTCATTTTATTAATTACAGGATTGATTCTTTGGTTTCCAAATAAGAAGAAAAAAATAAAATCCAGCATTACCATAAAAAGGAAAGCCGGCTTTAATAGAAAACTCTATGATATTCACAAAGTCCTGGGTGCTTACGCAAGTATTGTTTTGCTTACACTTTCATTAACGGGACTTATGTGGAGTTTCGACTGGTATAAAAATGCAGTAGGACGAATCTTCAGTATTGAGATGTCAGAAGGAAAGCACGGAGGAGGAAATACCAAAGGAAGTCGAAACGAACAAAAGAAGAATGATGTAAAAGCAGGTTCTCATTCAGTTATTCAATGGGATGCTATGCTGGAGACGATTAAACAAAAGGTCCCGAAATATTCTTATATACGATTAGGAGAAGATAAGGCAACAGTACTTCCAGTAGATGCGCTTCATGAAAGAGCTACAGATATTTATTCGTTTGATGCTGAAACAAACGAAATCAAATCAGTAAAATATTATAAGGATGAAAATCAGCGCAAAATGAATGGCTGGGTATATGTATTGCATACAGGTTCGTGGGGAGGTTGGATTACAAAAATAATAACATTTATAGCAGCCATTATAGGTTCAAGTCTTCCTATTACCGGCTACTGGATGTTTATCAGACGAATTAGGAAGAAACATAAGTAA
- the floA gene encoding flotillin-like protein FloA (flotillin-like protein involved in membrane lipid rafts), whose amino-acid sequence MEMTFLPLILLGAAVLLLSIFFYYVPFLLWISAKVSGVNISLIQLFLMRIRKVPPYIIARAMIEAHKAGLKQLTRDELEAHYLAGGHVERVVHALVSASKANIDLSFQMATAIDLAGRDVFEAVQMSVNPKVIDTPPVTAVAKDGIQLIAKARVTVRANIKQLVGGAGEETILARVGEGIVSSIGSSESHKTVLENPDSISKLVLRKGLDAGTAFEILSIDIADIDIGKNIGAFLQMDQAQADKNIAQAKAEERRAMAVALEQEMKAKAQEARAKVIEAEAQIPQAMAEAFRSGNLGIMDYYKMRNIEADTSMRDAIGKPASSSSKPLKD is encoded by the coding sequence ATGGAAATGACCTTTCTGCCGTTGATTCTGCTTGGAGCAGCGGTGTTGCTTTTGTCCATTTTCTTTTATTACGTGCCGTTTCTTTTATGGATTTCGGCAAAAGTATCGGGTGTAAATATATCCCTGATACAGCTATTTTTGATGCGTATCCGTAAGGTGCCTCCCTACATCATCGCCCGAGCAATGATTGAAGCTCATAAGGCTGGTTTAAAACAGCTCACGCGTGATGAACTTGAAGCTCACTATTTGGCTGGCGGACATGTTGAAAGAGTGGTTCATGCACTTGTTTCTGCTTCTAAAGCAAATATCGATTTATCGTTTCAGATGGCAACTGCAATCGATCTAGCTGGTCGTGATGTATTCGAAGCTGTACAAATGTCAGTTAATCCTAAGGTGATCGATACACCTCCGGTTACAGCTGTTGCAAAGGATGGTATTCAGTTAATAGCTAAAGCTCGTGTTACGGTGCGAGCTAATATTAAGCAATTGGTTGGTGGTGCCGGAGAAGAAACAATTCTGGCCCGTGTTGGTGAAGGGATCGTTTCGTCGATCGGATCATCCGAAAGTCATAAAACAGTGCTTGAAAATCCAGATTCTATTTCAAAATTGGTGCTTCGTAAAGGATTAGATGCCGGTACGGCTTTCGAAATTCTTTCCATTGATATAGCTGATATCGATATTGGTAAAAATATTGGTGCATTTCTTCAGATGGATCAAGCTCAGGCTGATAAAAATATTGCTCAGGCTAAAGCTGAAGAACGTCGTGCCATGGCTGTTGCCTTGGAGCAGGAGATGAAAGCAAAGGCTCAGGAAGCGCGTGCAAAAGTAATTGAAGCTGAGGCTCAGATACCACAAGCTATGGCGGAAGCATTCCGTAGCGGTAATCTGGGTATTATGGATTATTATAAGATGAGAAATATCGAAGCCGATACCTCTATGCGTGATGCGATAGGGAAACCGGCTTCAAGTTCATCCAAACCATTAAAAGACTAA
- a CDS encoding TonB-dependent receptor, with translation MRKTKITTLILTLLIVCSAFGKDALVPLIKGRVVDEKGQPLPAAAVYIEGSMVGTTTDNDGSFFFNQIPSGKRQVTARFIGYKQQTLEAQVADGRPAVLHFELIPDVNELTDIEVFGVREKQPEKLNAVTRLPLRPSEQIQSISIISNKVIEEQGNMTITDAVRNVVGVTQFASFGNAQESLSTRGYRGIPTLKNGVRVQSDFRGGGFLTDMQGVESIQVLKGTAAITQGIGNDLGSAGGVINIATKTPKFVNAGEVSLRSGSWGQFRPTFDVQTVLDKEQAIGFRINGAFERADNYRTNVSKDRIYVNPSFAWKPNKKTSVTVEMDYMHDTRTPDRGTVNLAADSVNALYKMPHNNFLGFETDRALTNNLTYALRFDRSLSDLFSVRVAYFGSTLDTDNTGASTSTLKNVSKTGLYNLRSRSLTRSTRADNNSALQIDLIGRDVFTGKTKHTFQVGFDYRTNHTETVAYGAILVDTIDVLKPINNTLPSSTAELIAGKAIVANSYSYGLMAQDVITFNKYLKATLGIRYSYGNSNTDTSTGFVTGDAWNPMAGIIITPLKGLNIFGSYASTTDLRSAANLMEDNTPVGASRSDQFEAGIKSDWLNNRLRFNLTFFHIMNDNLTYSVYDESWTATGKYGKAGKLMRRGIETELTGRILENLQVILGYAYLDAQYKDSPAYHEGSAPMNAPKHTGNGWVYYTVNNGTLKGLSLGVGAYYVGERPVNEFTYKATHTNTTPNMKPFDLDAYTTVNAQIAYAFDKFQVRGLFNNIFNGIGYTSYYRGGYINPTDPFNAAAVISYRF, from the coding sequence ATGAGAAAGACTAAAATCACAACTTTGATTCTAACGCTTCTGATCGTCTGCAGCGCTTTCGGGAAAGACGCACTGGTTCCTTTAATTAAAGGACGGGTTGTCGACGAAAAAGGACAACCGCTGCCTGCAGCTGCTGTATATATTGAAGGATCTATGGTTGGCACAACGACCGATAATGACGGATCATTCTTCTTTAATCAGATCCCATCAGGCAAAAGACAAGTAACAGCCCGTTTTATAGGATATAAACAACAGACTCTTGAAGCACAGGTTGCAGATGGCAGACCTGCCGTTTTGCACTTCGAGCTTATTCCAGATGTTAACGAATTGACAGACATCGAGGTATTTGGAGTAAGAGAAAAACAACCCGAAAAACTAAATGCAGTAACTCGTTTACCCCTTCGTCCGAGTGAACAAATACAAAGTATCTCTATTATATCCAACAAAGTAATCGAAGAGCAGGGTAATATGACCATTACTGATGCTGTACGAAACGTTGTGGGGGTTACTCAATTCGCCTCTTTTGGTAACGCGCAGGAAAGTCTGTCAACCAGAGGGTACAGAGGAATCCCAACCTTGAAGAACGGCGTACGGGTTCAGTCCGATTTCAGAGGAGGTGGATTTCTTACAGATATGCAGGGTGTGGAAAGCATTCAGGTATTGAAAGGAACTGCGGCTATTACACAGGGTATCGGGAACGACTTAGGTAGTGCCGGTGGTGTAATTAACATCGCGACAAAAACACCTAAATTTGTAAATGCTGGAGAAGTAAGCTTGCGAAGCGGCAGTTGGGGACAATTCCGTCCTACTTTTGATGTTCAAACAGTTCTAGATAAGGAGCAAGCTATTGGATTCCGTATTAACGGAGCTTTTGAACGTGCAGATAATTACAGGACGAATGTATCAAAAGACCGTATATATGTTAATCCATCCTTTGCCTGGAAGCCAAACAAAAAAACTTCTGTAACAGTTGAGATGGACTACATGCACGACACTCGTACGCCAGACCGAGGAACCGTAAATCTAGCAGCAGATAGCGTGAATGCTTTATATAAAATGCCTCATAACAATTTCTTGGGTTTTGAGACAGATAGAGCGTTGACAAACAATCTTACTTATGCGTTACGGTTTGACCGATCCTTGTCTGATTTATTTAGTGTACGGGTTGCTTATTTTGGATCTACACTTGATACAGACAATACCGGAGCAAGTACTTCGACCTTAAAGAATGTATCAAAAACCGGGTTATACAACTTGCGCAGCCGCTCTCTTACACGTTCAACACGTGCAGACAACAACAGTGCTTTACAGATTGACTTAATTGGCAGGGATGTATTTACAGGAAAAACGAAGCATACTTTCCAGGTAGGATTCGATTATCGAACAAATCATACCGAAACGGTTGCCTATGGAGCTATCCTGGTTGATACAATCGATGTTCTAAAACCTATTAACAATACATTACCTTCATCTACAGCTGAATTAATTGCGGGTAAGGCTATCGTTGCAAACTCATACAGCTACGGACTTATGGCACAAGATGTTATTACATTCAACAAGTATTTGAAAGCAACATTGGGTATTCGTTATAGTTATGGGAATAGTAATACGGATACATCTACGGGATTCGTAACCGGTGATGCATGGAATCCAATGGCCGGCATAATTATCACACCATTGAAGGGTTTGAATATTTTTGGATCCTACGCAAGCACGACAGATTTAAGATCTGCAGCCAACTTGATGGAGGACAACACTCCAGTAGGAGCTTCTCGTTCTGATCAATTTGAAGCCGGTATTAAATCAGATTGGCTTAATAACCGCCTCCGCTTTAATCTAACATTCTTCCATATAATGAATGACAATCTGACCTATTCCGTTTATGATGAAAGTTGGACAGCAACAGGAAAGTATGGAAAAGCTGGAAAGCTGATGCGTCGGGGTATTGAAACAGAACTTACCGGCCGCATTTTAGAGAATTTACAAGTAATTTTAGGTTATGCTTACCTGGATGCACAGTACAAGGATAGTCCGGCATATCATGAAGGATCAGCTCCGATGAATGCCCCCAAGCATACTGGAAATGGGTGGGTATATTATACTGTTAACAATGGAACTTTAAAAGGATTATCTCTTGGTGTGGGAGCATATTATGTGGGTGAGCGTCCGGTTAACGAATTTACCTACAAAGCAACTCATACAAATACCACTCCTAACATGAAACCGTTTGATTTGGATGCTTACACAACTGTAAATGCTCAGATCGCCTATGCATTCGACAAGTTTCAGGTGCGCGGCTTATTCAACAATATTTTTAATGGGATCGGCTATACCTCTTATTACCGGGGAGGATATATCAATCCGACTGATCCATTCAATGCTGCAGCAGTAATCAGTTATCGTTTTTAA
- a CDS encoding tetratricopeptide repeat protein, translating into MTLLSSVLTAQSLDQAKKLYNEGKFEEAKPAFEKLVERTPGNSSYNQWYGVCLYETGEKEKAEKYLRVAAKRNVQEAFRYLGELCYDTYRFEESEEMFQEYIDLLAKKKQDTLPWEQRLEQVKNALRMMEKTEDVEIIDSLVVDKEAFLTAYKLSEESGSLMLFSDFFQLSDASESTVYMNQKQDKIFYAQKTPENQFCLFTQSKLMDKWGDKKMLPMTINSANNENYPFVMSDGVTIYYASTGNGTLGGYDLFVTRYNISSDSYLVPEQLGMPFNSPSNDYMMVIDESKELGWFVSDRFQPEGKICVYLFIPNPDRKRLLTDDLELKRSRAAIYSIKDSWKASANYKELIDLAHKEIRSGVSEVKKDFEFVIVDQVVYFSLDDFQSPEARSYYEKASALNRQIVEESEKLLSLRKSYVEGDKATKERLSSSILTLEKQLENMINEPLVLEKKARNAEVNFLRNKR; encoded by the coding sequence ATGACGTTGTTAAGCAGCGTATTAACAGCTCAAAGCCTTGATCAAGCAAAGAAGTTATATAACGAAGGTAAATTTGAAGAAGCTAAACCTGCTTTTGAGAAGTTAGTTGAACGGACTCCTGGCAATTCATCTTATAACCAGTGGTATGGTGTATGCTTGTATGAAACGGGAGAAAAAGAGAAAGCCGAGAAATATTTACGGGTAGCTGCCAAACGTAATGTTCAGGAAGCTTTTCGTTACCTGGGGGAGTTATGTTACGATACCTATCGTTTTGAAGAATCGGAAGAGATGTTTCAGGAATACATTGATTTGCTTGCAAAGAAAAAACAAGATACGCTTCCATGGGAACAAAGACTTGAACAAGTGAAAAATGCACTCCGAATGATGGAGAAAACTGAAGATGTTGAAATAATTGATAGTTTGGTAGTTGATAAGGAAGCATTCCTCACTGCCTATAAGCTAAGTGAGGAGAGTGGTTCGTTGATGCTTTTTTCTGATTTTTTTCAGCTGTCAGATGCATCGGAGTCAACTGTTTATATGAATCAGAAACAGGATAAGATTTTTTATGCACAAAAAACTCCTGAGAATCAGTTTTGCTTATTCACTCAATCCAAATTAATGGATAAGTGGGGAGACAAGAAGATGTTACCGATGACAATTAATAGTGCTAATAATGAAAACTATCCGTTTGTAATGTCTGACGGAGTGACAATTTATTACGCAAGTACTGGCAATGGGACCTTAGGAGGATATGACCTGTTTGTAACAAGATACAATATTAGTTCGGACAGCTATTTAGTCCCCGAACAGTTGGGAATGCCTTTCAATTCTCCCTCCAACGATTACATGATGGTTATTGATGAATCGAAAGAATTGGGTTGGTTTGTTTCCGATCGCTTTCAACCGGAAGGGAAAATCTGCGTATATCTTTTTATTCCGAATCCTGATCGGAAAAGGTTGCTAACCGATGATCTTGAATTGAAACGTTCCCGTGCAGCTATATATTCAATTAAGGATTCATGGAAAGCATCTGCTAACTATAAAGAACTAATTGATCTTGCACATAAAGAGATAAGGTCTGGAGTAAGTGAGGTTAAAAAAGATTTTGAGTTTGTGATTGTTGATCAGGTCGTATATTTTTCTCTGGATGATTTCCAAAGTCCGGAAGCCCGAAGTTATTATGAAAAAGCTTCCGCTTTGAATCGACAGATAGTTGAAGAGAGTGAAAAGCTTCTTTCTTTAAGAAAGTCCTATGTTGAAGGAGACAAGGCTACAAAAGAAAGGCTATCCAGCTCAATTTTAACTTTGGAGAAACAACTTGAAAACATGATAAATGAGCCGCTTGTTCTTGAGAAAAAAGCCCGGAATGCTGAAGTGAATTTCCTTCGGAACAAACGATGA
- a CDS encoding tRNA 2-thiocytidine biosynthesis TtcA family protein — protein MAIKTEEELLFRKIEAKIQKAIWEYDLIADGDRILIGLSGGKDSLALVDLLGRRQKIFRPKFEVVVAHIIMENIPYNADLDYLRGCAEEHNLPFVVHKTSFDPTTDKRKSPCFLCSWTRRKALFDIAKQYKCNKIALGHHQDDLLQTLLMNMTFQGAFGTMPPRLKMDKFDMTLIRPLCLVEEKELIRIAEWKGYKKLLKNCPHESTSSRPDLKGVLARLEEINPHARYNLWGSMTHIQKDYLPRKKEI, from the coding sequence ATGGCTATAAAAACTGAAGAAGAACTTCTATTTCGCAAAATAGAAGCAAAAATACAAAAAGCAATTTGGGAATACGACCTCATTGCAGATGGAGACCGAATATTAATTGGACTTTCGGGAGGAAAAGATTCACTTGCCTTAGTCGATTTACTGGGGAGAAGGCAGAAGATATTCCGTCCGAAGTTTGAAGTTGTGGTAGCTCACATCATAATGGAAAATATACCCTACAATGCAGATCTCGACTACTTGCGTGGATGTGCTGAGGAACATAATTTACCCTTTGTAGTTCATAAAACGTCATTCGATCCGACGACTGATAAGCGCAAATCGCCTTGTTTCTTGTGTTCATGGACACGTAGAAAGGCGCTGTTCGATATTGCCAAGCAGTATAAATGTAACAAAATAGCATTAGGACATCATCAAGACGACCTATTGCAAACCCTGCTTATGAACATGACTTTCCAAGGAGCATTCGGCACGATGCCTCCCCGTTTAAAAATGGATAAATTTGACATGACACTGATCCGTCCGCTCTGCTTGGTTGAAGAGAAAGAATTGATCCGGATTGCTGAATGGAAAGGATATAAGAAACTTTTAAAAAACTGTCCCCATGAGTCGACATCAAGCAGGCCCGACCTTAAAGGAGTCCTTGCCAGACTTGAAGAGATAAATCCCCATGCCAGATATAATTTATGGGGAAGTATGACACATATCCAGAAAGATTATTTACCCCGTAAAAAAGAGATATAA
- a CDS encoding NfeD family protein codes for MILDIAIVVFLLAVAIVLLLLEIFLLPGITVAGIGGFLFAAGGILYAYSELGVQAGNISLIVSAVVFAVSFFWLLRSNSFNRVALKKEVDSKLISTRDLGIVQGDEGIAVSRLNPMGKIRVKGITVEAKSIDGFVDENTPIVVTGIDASNLLVKIKK; via the coding sequence ATGATACTAGATATTGCCATTGTTGTTTTTCTACTTGCAGTAGCAATTGTATTGCTTTTGCTAGAAATCTTTTTACTTCCAGGAATAACTGTGGCAGGAATAGGAGGTTTTCTATTTGCAGCAGGAGGTATTTTATATGCTTACAGCGAGTTGGGAGTACAAGCTGGAAATATAAGCTTGATTGTATCAGCAGTAGTATTTGCCGTATCATTTTTTTGGTTGCTTCGTTCAAACTCATTCAATAGGGTTGCATTAAAAAAAGAGGTAGACAGTAAATTGATCTCCACCCGCGATCTGGGAATTGTGCAAGGAGACGAAGGAATTGCTGTTTCGCGCCTTAATCCGATGGGTAAGATCCGGGTAAAAGGAATTACGGTCGAGGCTAAATCAATTGATGGTTTTGTAGATGAAAATACACCAATTGTGGTTACAGGAATCGATGCCAGTAATTTATTGGTTAAAATTAAAAAATAA
- a CDS encoding porin family protein, whose amino-acid sequence MKKSIVLVFVALMLGVLYAPLNAQVKFGVKGGVNIASVHFSDDVIDPNNVTGYHIGPMIEAMIPVTGLGIDVAVLYSQKGLEFEDESMKTDYIDVPVNLKWKTGVSVAKLYVAAGPYLSFRAGGDKKWDLIESQIEAKSFGAGVNLGAGVELLNHLQVGVNYGIGLTDNYSVNKVGLGDLNDGKNRTWSITAAILF is encoded by the coding sequence ATGAAAAAGTCAATTGTGTTAGTATTTGTAGCCCTTATGCTTGGAGTATTATATGCTCCATTAAATGCACAAGTGAAATTTGGGGTGAAGGGTGGAGTGAATATAGCTTCGGTCCACTTTAGTGATGATGTTATAGATCCGAACAATGTGACAGGTTATCACATTGGACCAATGATTGAGGCGATGATTCCTGTTACAGGGTTAGGTATTGATGTTGCAGTGCTTTACTCTCAGAAAGGTCTCGAGTTTGAGGATGAAAGCATGAAGACGGATTATATTGACGTTCCTGTAAATTTAAAGTGGAAAACGGGTGTTTCTGTAGCAAAATTGTATGTTGCCGCAGGTCCCTATTTAAGTTTTCGTGCTGGAGGCGATAAAAAGTGGGATTTAATTGAATCACAGATTGAGGCAAAATCTTTTGGAGCGGGAGTCAATCTGGGTGCCGGGGTAGAGTTGTTGAACCATTTACAGGTTGGTGTAAATTATGGTATTGGGCTGACTGATAATTATAGTGTAAATAAAGTTGGATTAGGTGATCTAAATGACGGAAAAAACCGTACTTGGTCAATAACTGCTGCAATTCTGTTCTAA
- a CDS encoding DMT family protein, with protein sequence MQGAITIVLLILSNVFMTFAWYGHLKMKQQFSWFDSLPLLGVIAFSWSIAFLEYCFQVPANRIGFRENGGPFSLIQLKVIQEVITLVIFMIFSSMAFKTESFKWNHALACVLLVCAVYLVFKK encoded by the coding sequence ATGCAAGGAGCTATAACAATCGTACTTTTGATTCTGTCCAATGTATTTATGACATTTGCATGGTATGGTCATTTAAAGATGAAACAACAGTTCAGTTGGTTTGATTCACTTCCGCTACTTGGTGTAATCGCTTTCAGCTGGTCCATTGCTTTCCTGGAATATTGTTTCCAGGTACCAGCTAATCGTATCGGATTTCGTGAAAACGGAGGTCCGTTCAGTCTGATTCAGCTAAAGGTTATCCAGGAAGTCATCACTCTTGTCATCTTTATGATATTCAGTTCGATGGCATTCAAGACCGAATCCTTCAAATGGAATCATGCTTTGGCTTGTGTGCTGTTGGTCTGTGCCGTTTATCTGGTGTTTAAGAAGTAG
- a CDS encoding nitroreductase family protein translates to MIEGLKNRRTVRKYLDKGISDDLLNELLEVACRASNTGNMQLYSIVITQDTEQKKRLAPAHFNQSMVTTAPVVITFCADVNRFVRWCAQRNAEPGFDNFQTFMAAVIDSMLVAQTFCNAAEDNGLGICYLGTTTYNADKIIEILNLPSLVVPITTITLGYPDGLPAQVERLPLEAIVHNEKYKDYTADDINLYYEAKESLAENKKFIAENNKETLAQVFTDVRYTKKNNEYFSEVFLKVLKDQGFM, encoded by the coding sequence ATGATAGAGGGATTGAAAAACAGACGTACTGTCCGCAAATATTTGGATAAAGGTATTTCGGATGATTTATTGAATGAATTGCTTGAAGTGGCTTGCCGTGCCTCCAATACTGGTAATATGCAGCTTTACAGTATAGTAATTACCCAGGATACTGAACAGAAAAAAAGACTTGCTCCGGCACATTTTAATCAATCCATGGTAACTACAGCTCCTGTGGTAATTACGTTCTGTGCCGATGTAAACCGTTTTGTAAGATGGTGTGCCCAACGGAATGCAGAACCTGGCTTTGACAATTTTCAGACCTTTATGGCTGCTGTTATCGACTCGATGCTTGTTGCGCAAACGTTTTGCAACGCGGCTGAAGACAACGGTTTAGGAATTTGTTATCTTGGAACAACAACATACAACGCGGATAAAATTATCGAAATTCTTAACCTACCCTCATTGGTCGTCCCAATTACAACAATCACATTGGGCTATCCCGACGGCTTGCCTGCCCAGGTTGAACGACTCCCTTTGGAAGCGATTGTGCATAATGAAAAATACAAAGATTATACGGCCGACGATATAAATCTATATTATGAAGCTAAAGAATCGTTGGCCGAGAATAAGAAATTTATAGCCGAAAATAATAAAGAGACATTGGCTCAAGTATTTACTGATGTAAGATACACAAAGAAAAATAATGAATACTTTTCAGAAGTGTTCTTGAAAGTACTCAAAGATCAGGGATTTATGTAA